A stretch of Flavobacterium sp. N2270 DNA encodes these proteins:
- the kdsB gene encoding 3-deoxy-manno-octulosonate cytidylyltransferase, with protein sequence MKIIAVIPARYASTRFPAKLMQDLGGKSVIVRTYEAAIATNLFDDVFVVTDSTLIYKEIIAHNGKAIMSIKEHESGSDRIAEAVENIDVDVVVNVQGDEPFIDKKPLEELIEVFKKDSDKKVDLASLMFQITDKEEINSPNNVKVIVDQQNFALYFSRSVIPFPREENVGVRYMKHIGIYAFRKQALLDFYSLPMLSLEASEKLEQLRYLEYGKRIKMVETAHGSIGIDTPEDLEKARKMV encoded by the coding sequence ATGAAAATCATCGCCGTTATTCCAGCTCGTTATGCATCTACACGTTTTCCTGCTAAATTAATGCAAGATTTAGGTGGAAAATCTGTAATTGTGAGAACGTATGAAGCTGCAATTGCTACAAATTTATTTGACGATGTTTTTGTAGTTACAGATTCTACCTTAATATATAAAGAAATTATTGCCCATAACGGAAAAGCAATAATGAGTATAAAAGAACATGAAAGTGGAAGCGATAGAATAGCGGAAGCAGTTGAAAATATTGACGTTGATGTTGTGGTAAATGTACAAGGCGATGAACCTTTTATCGATAAAAAACCATTGGAAGAATTAATTGAGGTTTTCAAAAAAGATAGCGATAAAAAAGTAGACTTAGCTTCATTAATGTTTCAAATTACTGATAAAGAAGAAATTAACAGTCCGAATAACGTAAAAGTTATAGTAGACCAACAAAATTTTGCCTTATATTTTTCGCGCTCGGTAATTCCTTTTCCAAGAGAAGAAAATGTAGGTGTTCGTTACATGAAACATATTGGAATTTATGCGTTTAGAAAACAAGCTTTATTGGATTTTTACAGTTTACCTATGCTTTCTTTAGAAGCTTCTGAAAAACTAGAACAACTTCGTTATTTAGAATATGGAAAGCGCATAAAAATGGTTGAAACAGCACACGGAAGTATAGGAATTGATACTCCAGAAGATTTAGAGAAGGCTAGGAAAATGGTTTAA
- a CDS encoding deoxyhypusine synthase family protein: protein MSKGPISQFIENNFLHFNSAALVDAAKGYEEHLLDNGKMLISLAGAMSTAELGKSLAEMIRQDKVHVISCTGANLEEDIMNLVAHNSYKRIPNYRDLTPQEEWDLLENHYNRVTDTCIPEEEAFRRLQQHLIDIWKKAESEGKRYFPHEFMYQMINSGVLEQYYEIDPKDSWMVAAAEKNLPIVVPGWEDSTMGNIFASYCIKGELNVSTTKSGIEYMMWLADWYPKNSGGKGLGFFQVGGGIAGDFPICVVPMLYQDMEMHDIPFWSYFCQVSDSTTSYGSYSGAVPNEKITWGKLDITTPKFIVESDATIVVPLIFAHVLGW from the coding sequence ATGAGCAAAGGTCCAATTAGTCAATTTATAGAAAATAATTTTCTTCACTTCAATTCAGCAGCTTTAGTTGATGCGGCAAAAGGATATGAAGAACACTTATTAGATAATGGTAAAATGCTAATTTCGCTTGCAGGCGCAATGAGTACAGCTGAATTAGGAAAATCATTAGCTGAAATGATTCGTCAAGATAAAGTACACGTAATATCATGTACTGGAGCTAATTTAGAAGAAGATATTATGAACTTAGTTGCTCATAATTCATATAAAAGAATTCCTAACTATAGAGATTTAACACCTCAAGAAGAATGGGATTTACTAGAAAACCATTACAATCGTGTAACAGATACTTGTATTCCTGAAGAAGAAGCTTTTAGAAGATTACAACAACATTTAATTGATATTTGGAAAAAAGCTGAAAGTGAAGGTAAACGATATTTTCCACATGAATTCATGTACCAAATGATTAATTCAGGTGTTTTAGAACAATATTATGAAATTGATCCTAAAGATTCTTGGATGGTTGCTGCTGCTGAAAAAAACTTACCTATTGTTGTTCCAGGTTGGGAAGATAGTACAATGGGAAATATTTTTGCTTCTTATTGTATTAAAGGAGAATTAAATGTTTCTACAACTAAAAGCGGTATTGAATACATGATGTGGTTAGCAGATTGGTACCCAAAAAACTCTGGTGGAAAAGGATTAGGTTTTTTCCAAGTTGGAGGAGGAATTGCTGGAGATTTCCCAATTTGTGTAGTACCAATGCTTTATCAAGACATGGAAATGCACGATATTCCATTCTGGAGTTACTTCTGTCAAGTTTCTGATTCTACAACAAGTTATGGTTCATACTCTGGCGCAGTTCCAAATGAGAAGATTACTTGGGGAAAATTAGATATAACAACTCCTAAATTCATAGTAGAATCTGATGCAACGATCGTAGTTCCGTTGATTTTTGCTCATGTTTTAGGTTGGTAA
- a CDS encoding 1-acyl-sn-glycerol-3-phosphate acyltransferase gives MKKYIYTLIFCKLLGWKVVGTIEKNITKCIVIAVPHTSWWDFFLGIFSRAILELDINYVAKKELFVFPFGYFFKWTGGKALNRQKKENKVDAIAKIFEENEVFRLAIAPEGTRKKVEEWKTGFYYIALKANVPIVPVAFDYANKEVVYHKPFYPTGDIEKDLPLLQANFKGVIGKIPENSYVPKK, from the coding sequence ATGAAAAAATACATATATACTTTAATCTTTTGCAAACTGCTTGGTTGGAAGGTTGTAGGAACTATTGAAAAAAATATTACTAAATGTATTGTTATTGCAGTACCTCACACAAGTTGGTGGGATTTTTTCTTGGGTATTTTTTCTAGAGCTATTTTAGAATTAGATATTAATTATGTTGCCAAAAAAGAATTATTTGTTTTTCCATTTGGATATTTTTTTAAATGGACAGGCGGAAAAGCTTTAAACCGACAAAAAAAGGAAAATAAAGTAGATGCTATTGCTAAAATTTTTGAAGAAAATGAAGTGTTTAGATTAGCCATTGCTCCTGAAGGAACTCGTAAAAAAGTAGAAGAATGGAAAACAGGTTTTTATTACATAGCTTTAAAAGCAAATGTACCAATTGTTCCTGTAGCTTTTGATTATGCTAATAAAGAAGTAGTTTATCACAAACCCTTTTATCCAACAGGAGATATTGAAAAAGATTTACCACTATTACAAGCCAATTTTAAAGGTGTTATTGGTAAAATTCCAGAAAATAGTTATGTTCCAAAAAAATAA
- a CDS encoding ATP-binding cassette domain-containing protein, which translates to MIEIKNLSKSFGKNEVLNNLNLSFEKGKVYGIVGENGSGKTTFFKCLAGLESFQGEVTCEYGIMKEKLGFLQTESFFFSKITGREYLQLLCTARKVENLDFDDKNIFDLPLDQYAVTYSTGMKKKLALTSILLQKNELFILDEPFNGVDIQSNMIITAIIHELKRLNKTVIISSHIFSTLNDNCDEILVLKKGEITKKIKKEDFTNLENEMKEFSITNKIERLNL; encoded by the coding sequence ATGATTGAAATTAAAAACCTTTCAAAGTCTTTTGGGAAAAATGAAGTTCTTAATAATCTGAATTTATCCTTCGAAAAAGGAAAAGTGTATGGAATTGTTGGTGAAAACGGATCAGGAAAGACAACTTTTTTTAAATGTTTAGCTGGTTTAGAATCATTTCAAGGAGAAGTTACTTGCGAATATGGAATAATGAAAGAGAAATTAGGTTTTTTACAAACAGAATCATTTTTCTTTTCTAAAATAACTGGTCGAGAATATTTACAATTATTATGTACTGCTCGAAAAGTTGAGAATTTAGATTTTGATGATAAAAATATTTTTGACTTGCCATTAGATCAATATGCAGTAACATATTCTACCGGAATGAAGAAAAAATTAGCGTTAACTTCAATTTTACTTCAAAAAAACGAATTATTTATTTTAGACGAACCTTTTAATGGTGTTGATATTCAAAGTAATATGATTATTACGGCAATTATTCATGAATTAAAAAGACTAAATAAAACTGTTATTATTTCTTCACATATTTTTTCGACTTTAAATGATAATTGTGATGAAATTTTAGTTCTGAAAAAAGGTGAAATCACTAAAAAAATTAAAAAAGAAGATTTTACTAATTTAGAAAACGAAATGAAAGAATTTTCTATAACTAATAAAATAGAAAGACTAAATTTATAA
- a CDS encoding ATP-dependent DNA helicase — MTSALFYKTLRDKFPFNPTLKQDIFFQKIAEFVISNNKDELFVLKGYAGTGKTTIISTLVNYLQKADKKYVLLAPTGRAAKVISNYSQKPAFTIHKRIYFPKKSKSGGVSFTLQPNKFKNTIFIVDESSMISDSYQETKLYENGSLLDDLMFYVDAGQNCKIIFIGDTAQLPPVNMEVSPALNNETLSMHFDKEVYGIELDEVMRQEEFSGILYNATELRELLKSHFYDAFKFSLKDFKDIVRLQDGYDIQDAIYDSFDKNGPEETAFIVRSNKRANQYNHQIRTTILSRESELSAGDLLMVVKNNYFWLKDSKDTDFIANGDIIEVLEIFKIRELYGFRFASVKIRMIDYPNQIPFEVELLLDTITSESPSLTYDESNTLYNEVMKDYEGESQYKKFLNVKNNPQFNALQVKFSYAMTCHKSQGGQWHTVFVEQPYLPNGIDKDYIRWLYTAITRAKEKLYLIGFKDEYFEQ, encoded by the coding sequence ATGACTTCTGCATTGTTTTACAAAACGTTACGAGATAAATTTCCTTTTAATCCTACATTAAAACAGGATATTTTTTTTCAAAAAATTGCAGAATTTGTCATTAGTAATAACAAAGATGAACTATTTGTACTCAAAGGTTATGCTGGAACAGGTAAAACCACGATCATTTCTACTTTGGTCAATTATCTTCAAAAAGCCGATAAAAAATATGTGCTTTTAGCTCCAACAGGTCGAGCCGCAAAAGTAATTAGTAATTATTCGCAAAAACCTGCTTTTACAATACACAAGCGTATTTATTTTCCGAAGAAAAGTAAGTCGGGTGGTGTTTCTTTTACATTACAACCTAATAAGTTTAAAAACACTATTTTTATTGTAGATGAATCTTCAATGATTTCTGACTCTTATCAGGAAACTAAACTCTATGAAAACGGTTCGCTTTTAGATGATTTAATGTTTTATGTCGATGCAGGTCAAAATTGTAAAATTATTTTTATAGGTGATACGGCGCAACTTCCGCCGGTAAATATGGAAGTTAGTCCAGCATTGAATAACGAAACATTATCAATGCATTTTGATAAAGAAGTTTATGGAATTGAACTAGACGAAGTAATGCGTCAAGAAGAGTTTTCCGGTATTTTGTATAATGCTACAGAACTTCGAGAATTATTAAAGTCTCATTTTTATGATGCTTTTAAATTTTCATTAAAAGATTTTAAAGATATTGTTCGCTTACAAGATGGTTACGATATTCAAGATGCAATTTATGATTCATTTGATAAAAATGGACCAGAAGAAACTGCTTTTATTGTTCGTTCTAATAAAAGAGCCAATCAATACAATCACCAAATTCGAACTACCATTTTATCAAGAGAATCAGAATTGTCTGCGGGCGATTTATTAATGGTGGTAAAAAACAATTATTTTTGGTTAAAAGATTCAAAAGATACCGATTTCATTGCAAATGGAGATATTATTGAGGTTTTAGAAATCTTCAAAATTAGAGAATTGTATGGTTTCCGATTTGCTTCTGTAAAAATCAGAATGATTGATTATCCCAACCAAATTCCGTTTGAAGTGGAACTTTTATTAGACACTATTACAAGCGAATCCCCATCATTAACGTATGATGAATCCAATACTTTATATAATGAAGTAATGAAAGATTATGAAGGCGAAAGTCAGTATAAAAAGTTCTTAAACGTTAAAAATAATCCTCAATTTAATGCGTTACAAGTAAAGTTTTCGTATGCTATGACCTGTCATAAATCCCAAGGAGGACAATGGCACACTGTTTTTGTCGAACAACCATATTTACCAAATGGTATTGATAAAGATTATATTCGTTGGTTATACACTGCAATTACTCGTGCTAAAGAAAAATTATACTTAATAGGATTTAAAGATGAATATTTTGAACAATAA
- the aroB gene encoding 3-dehydroquinate synthase yields the protein MQTIQAHNYKILFDDLGYEFLAKSITPQLYSKIFIIVDENTSNECLPRFLANFATEVAIEIIELEAGEAHKNIETCLGIWNSLTELEGDRKSIIINLGGGVITDIGGFVACTFKRGIDFINVPTTLLAMVDASIGGKNGVDLGNLKNQIGIIREPKAVLIDTHFLSTLSAREMRSGLAEMLKHGLIYDKLYWNKFKHLNNLSTDDLNSLIHESVQIKNIIVSEDLTENGIRKSLNFGHTLGHAIESYLLEHPNKKSLLHGEAIAIGMILESYISKEKNLISEIEYLEIKELINSLYDKVEFNETDIQKVIELLIFDKKNEFGTIQFALLDGIGKIKINQTADNELIIKSFINYKN from the coding sequence ATGCAAACTATTCAAGCACACAATTATAAAATATTATTTGACGATTTAGGTTATGAGTTTCTTGCCAAATCAATAACACCACAATTGTATTCAAAAATATTTATAATTGTAGATGAGAATACTTCAAACGAATGTCTACCTCGATTTTTAGCGAATTTTGCTACAGAAGTAGCTATTGAAATTATTGAATTAGAAGCTGGTGAAGCACATAAAAATATTGAAACTTGTTTAGGCATTTGGAATAGTTTAACCGAATTAGAAGGAGATAGAAAAAGTATTATCATAAACCTTGGAGGTGGTGTGATTACAGATATTGGCGGCTTTGTTGCTTGTACATTTAAAAGAGGTATCGATTTCATAAATGTTCCTACTACTCTTTTAGCTATGGTTGATGCATCAATAGGTGGGAAAAATGGAGTTGATTTAGGAAACTTAAAAAACCAGATTGGAATAATTAGAGAACCAAAAGCAGTGTTAATCGATACACATTTTCTGAGTACTTTATCTGCAAGAGAAATGCGTTCTGGATTAGCAGAAATGCTTAAGCATGGTTTAATTTACGATAAACTATATTGGAATAAATTTAAACACCTAAATAACTTAAGTACTGATGATTTGAATAGTTTAATTCATGAATCAGTTCAAATAAAAAACATAATAGTTTCTGAAGACTTAACCGAAAATGGAATAAGAAAATCTTTAAATTTCGGACACACTTTAGGTCATGCAATAGAAAGCTATTTATTGGAACATCCTAATAAAAAATCATTACTCCATGGTGAAGCTATTGCCATAGGAATGATTTTAGAAAGTTATATTTCTAAAGAAAAAAATCTTATTTCTGAAATTGAATATTTAGAAATAAAAGAACTAATTAATTCGCTTTATGACAAGGTTGAATTTAATGAAACTGACATTCAAAAAGTAATTGAATTATTAATTTTTGACAAGAAAAATGAATTTGGCACCATTCAATTTGCGCTTTTAGATGGAATAGGTAAAATTAAAATCAATCAAACAGCTGATAATGAATTAATTATAAAATCTTTTATAAATTATAAAAACTAA
- a CDS encoding spermidine synthase, whose protein sequence is MLKKWLSYILPITIYEKKSQISKNLEVTWNNGKLVIDSENTNYSYGSLQKVLRNGLYSIGKERIQNMNSILVLGVAGGSVIKTLVDEFQFKGKITGVEIDEEITTIANQYFKLNEITNYTPIIADANEFVKSTTENFDLIIIDIFQDATMPDFLFKNEFINNTKQLLQINGFILFNTMNLDEKGIDKNKQFIGAFETSSYIIKEFKNIEVFNELILVEKID, encoded by the coding sequence ATGCTTAAAAAGTGGTTAAGTTATATACTTCCTATTACTATATATGAGAAAAAATCTCAAATAAGTAAGAATTTAGAAGTAACCTGGAATAATGGCAAATTGGTCATTGATTCTGAAAACACGAATTATTCATACGGAAGTCTGCAAAAAGTACTACGTAACGGATTGTATTCTATTGGTAAAGAAAGAATTCAAAACATGAATTCTATTTTAGTTCTTGGTGTTGCTGGCGGAAGTGTAATTAAAACGCTTGTGGATGAATTTCAATTCAAAGGTAAAATTACTGGAGTTGAAATTGATGAAGAAATTACTACTATTGCAAACCAATATTTTAAATTGAATGAAATAACGAACTACACTCCTATTATTGCCGATGCAAATGAATTTGTTAAAAGTACAACTGAAAATTTTGATTTAATTATCATTGATATTTTTCAGGATGCAACTATGCCCGACTTTTTATTTAAAAATGAATTTATCAATAATACTAAACAATTGCTTCAAATTAATGGATTTATTTTATTTAATACTATGAACTTAGATGAAAAAGGAATTGATAAAAACAAACAGTTCATCGGTGCTTTTGAAACCTCAAGTTATATAATTAAAGAGTTTAAAAATATTGAAGTTTTTAATGAGTTGATTTTGGTTGAAAAGATTGATTAG
- a CDS encoding arginine decarboxylase, whose amino-acid sequence MNTKYFDLINQTFYFPQEEFTLNKDNLEFHKIDLMKLVEQYGTPLKFTYLPQISNNINKAKGWFRKAMEKHKYEGKYHYCYCTKSSHFQFIMNEAFKNNIHIETSSAVDINIVESLLEEGKINKNTFVICNGFKRDAYVENIARIVNNGHKNTIPIIDNYEELDLLQEQIDGKFKIGIRIAAEEEPKFEFYTSRLGIGYRNIVPFYRKQIQENKQVELKMLHFFINTGIRDTAYYWNELLKCLKVYIALKKECPTLDSLNIGGGFPIKNSLAFEYDYQYMIDEIINQIKIACDEAEVPVPNIFTEFGSFTVGESGGAIYQVLYQKQQNDREKWNMIDSSFITTLPDTWAINKRFVMLAINRWNDTYERVLLGGMTCDSDDYYNSEQNMNAVYLPKYNKEKPLYIGFFNTGAYQETIGGFGGLHHCLIPQPKHILIDRDENGILATEVFSEQQKAEDIMNILGYKKK is encoded by the coding sequence ATGAATACAAAATATTTCGATTTAATCAATCAAACTTTCTATTTTCCTCAAGAAGAATTTACCTTAAATAAAGACAATCTTGAATTTCATAAAATTGATTTAATGAAACTAGTAGAACAATATGGTACACCTTTAAAGTTTACTTATTTACCTCAAATTTCAAACAACATCAATAAAGCAAAAGGATGGTTTAGAAAAGCAATGGAAAAACATAAGTACGAAGGTAAGTATCACTATTGCTATTGCACTAAAAGCTCTCATTTCCAGTTTATTATGAATGAGGCTTTTAAAAATAATATTCATATTGAAACATCTTCTGCGGTTGACATTAATATTGTTGAAAGTCTTTTAGAAGAAGGAAAAATCAATAAAAATACGTTTGTTATTTGTAATGGTTTTAAGAGAGATGCTTACGTAGAAAATATTGCTAGAATTGTTAATAATGGACACAAGAATACAATTCCAATTATTGATAATTACGAGGAATTAGACTTATTACAAGAGCAAATTGATGGTAAATTCAAAATCGGAATTAGAATTGCCGCAGAAGAAGAACCAAAATTTGAATTTTATACTTCTCGTTTAGGTATTGGATATAGAAATATTGTTCCTTTTTACAGAAAACAAATACAAGAAAATAAACAAGTTGAGCTTAAAATGCTTCACTTCTTTATTAATACAGGAATTCGTGATACTGCTTATTATTGGAACGAATTACTAAAATGTTTAAAAGTTTATATTGCACTAAAGAAAGAGTGCCCAACATTAGATAGTTTAAATATTGGAGGTGGTTTTCCTATTAAAAATTCACTTGCATTTGAATATGATTATCAATACATGATTGATGAAATTATTAATCAAATAAAAATAGCTTGTGATGAAGCTGAAGTACCTGTTCCAAATATTTTTACAGAATTTGGTTCATTTACAGTAGGTGAAAGCGGAGGTGCTATTTATCAAGTATTATATCAAAAACAACAAAATGATAGAGAAAAATGGAACATGATTGATTCTTCATTCATTACTACTCTACCTGATACTTGGGCAATTAACAAAAGATTTGTAATGTTAGCCATTAACAGATGGAATGATACATATGAAAGAGTGCTATTAGGCGGTATGACTTGTGATAGTGACGATTATTACAACTCAGAACAAAACATGAATGCCGTTTATTTACCAAAATATAACAAGGAAAAACCTTTATACATAGGTTTTTTCAATACTGGAGCTTATCAAGAAACAATTGGTGGTTTTGGCGGTTTACATCACTGTTTAATTCCTCAACCAAAACATATTTTAATCGATAGGGATGAAAATGGTATTTTAGCAACAGAAGTTTTCTCTGAACAGCAAAAAGCTGAAGACATTATGAATATATTAGGTTACAAAAAGAAATAA
- a CDS encoding helix-turn-helix domain-containing protein yields MVNTDDFIKRLEEILEYYGLSASGFADKISVQRSSLSHLLSGRNKPSLDFIMKIIEEFPEVDLYWILNGKGTFPKSEHKIIENSSPTPISKTENIVEKSNASNSDLFSQNIESENTAVKNNLEEKNSNTQIFPQTQNSSNIERIVIFYKNGSFKEYHPE; encoded by the coding sequence ATGGTAAACACAGATGATTTCATTAAACGACTAGAAGAAATACTAGAATATTACGGTTTATCTGCTTCTGGATTTGCAGATAAGATTAGTGTACAACGTTCTAGTTTGTCTCACCTACTCTCTGGAAGAAACAAACCGAGTTTAGATTTCATTATGAAAATTATTGAAGAATTTCCTGAAGTAGATTTATATTGGATTTTAAATGGTAAAGGAACATTCCCAAAATCAGAACATAAAATAATTGAAAATAGTTCTCCTACTCCAATTTCTAAAACTGAAAATATTGTAGAAAAATCAAATGCTTCAAATTCGGATTTATTTTCTCAAAATATAGAAAGTGAAAATACTGCCGTAAAAAATAATTTAGAAGAAAAAAATTCAAATACGCAGATTTTTCCACAAACACAAAATTCGTCCAATATTGAACGAATTGTTATTTTTTATAAAAATGGAAGTTTTAAAGAATATCACCCTGAATAA
- a CDS encoding Lrp/AsnC family transcriptional regulator — MSKFRLDEVDHQILDMLIDNTRVPFTDIAKKLLISAGTVHVRVKKMEEAGIIQGSSLTLDYEKLGYSFIAYVGVFLHNTSQTKFVLERIDQIPYVTVAHITTGKFNIFCKIRARDTKHAKEVIFMIDDIEGVYRTETMISLEESINDKKRLMHTIFKEM, encoded by the coding sequence ATGAGTAAGTTTCGATTAGATGAAGTGGATCATCAAATTTTAGACATGTTAATTGATAACACAAGAGTTCCTTTTACGGATATTGCAAAAAAATTGCTTATTTCTGCAGGAACTGTACATGTTAGAGTAAAAAAAATGGAAGAAGCTGGAATTATTCAAGGCTCTTCGTTAACTTTAGATTATGAAAAATTAGGTTATTCTTTTATAGCTTATGTTGGTGTTTTCTTGCACAATACGTCACAAACAAAATTTGTATTAGAAAGGATTGATCAAATACCGTATGTAACAGTTGCTCACATAACAACAGGTAAATTTAATATTTTCTGTAAAATTAGAGCAAGAGATACAAAACATGCAAAAGAAGTTATTTTCATGATTGATGATATTGAAGGTGTTTATAGAACAGAAACAATGATATCACTTGAAGAGAGCATAAACGATAAAAAAAGGTTAATGCATACCATTTTTAAAGAAATGTAA
- a CDS encoding M14 metallopeptidase family protein: MFLQLANEYLNKNLSGRYVTNSHIENELSLLNSNFKISIEGKSVQDKNIYSVQFGTGKIKIFMWSQMHGNESTTTKGLLDFFNFLNSDDELVLKIKEKYTLLCIPILNPDGAEAYTRVNANEIDLNRDAFNITQPESKLLRELYLSFNPDYCYNLHDQRTIFGTEGTKLPATMSFLAPSYNVECDFNETRFKAIKIINMINKELQLVIPNQIGRFDDAFNINCIGDYFTSQGTPTILFEAGHYANDYQRDEVRKFVFISLISSLLGVSRETNFDSEIKEYLIIPQNIKNYFDFIYKNVKIIKNSEEKLINFAAQYKEVLVNGKIDFVAEITQIDNLENSYGHVEYDCEGMFFSSSYGNLPKKQEKADFYLNNLLKYSNGLLIL, translated from the coding sequence ATGTTTTTGCAATTAGCCAACGAATATTTAAACAAGAATTTATCAGGACGATATGTTACAAATTCTCATATTGAAAATGAATTAAGCTTATTAAATTCCAATTTTAAAATTTCAATTGAAGGAAAATCAGTTCAAGATAAAAATATCTACAGCGTTCAATTTGGAACAGGAAAAATCAAAATATTCATGTGGTCTCAAATGCACGGGAATGAATCTACAACAACAAAAGGATTGTTGGATTTTTTTAATTTCTTGAATTCTGATGATGAATTAGTATTAAAAATTAAAGAAAAATATACTTTATTATGTATTCCTATTTTAAATCCTGATGGAGCAGAAGCTTATACAAGGGTTAATGCTAATGAAATTGACTTAAATAGAGATGCATTTAACATTACACAACCTGAAAGTAAGTTGTTAAGAGAATTATATCTTAGTTTTAATCCAGATTATTGCTATAATTTACATGATCAGCGCACTATATTTGGTACTGAAGGTACTAAATTACCTGCTACAATGTCTTTTTTAGCACCTTCTTATAATGTTGAGTGTGATTTTAACGAAACTCGTTTTAAAGCTATTAAAATCATTAATATGATTAATAAGGAATTGCAATTGGTTATTCCTAATCAAATAGGAAGGTTTGATGATGCTTTTAATATAAACTGTATTGGAGATTACTTTACATCTCAAGGAACACCAACGATTTTATTTGAGGCAGGACATTATGCAAATGATTATCAAAGAGATGAAGTTAGAAAATTTGTATTCATATCGTTAATTTCTTCTTTGTTAGGAGTAAGTAGGGAAACTAATTTTGACTCTGAAATTAAAGAATATTTAATAATACCTCAAAACATTAAGAATTATTTCGATTTTATTTACAAAAACGTCAAAATTATTAAGAATTCAGAAGAAAAATTAATTAACTTTGCAGCGCAATATAAAGAAGTGTTAGTAAATGGAAAGATTGATTTTGTAGCAGAAATAACACAAATAGATAATTTAGAAAATTCTTATGGACATGTTGAATATGATTGTGAAGGAATGTTTTTTAGTTCTTCATATGGAAATTTACCAAAAAAACAAGAAAAAGCGGATTTTTATCTAAATAATTTGTTAAAATATAGTAATGGATTATTAATTCTTTAA
- a CDS encoding DinB family protein, with protein MIEFNENEFAPFYANYVTIANNHLSIIDGLIQQSTLVVEFFKTIPRDKLNYRYSEGKWTVKDIFLHLIDTERIFAYRALRIARNDKTDLPGFEENDYVIEALAGERSTSSLIEEYKMVRNSTICLFKSFSSKQMKRLGIASNSSVSVRALGVIIQGHEKHHLDIIKERYL; from the coding sequence ATGATAGAATTTAATGAAAATGAGTTTGCTCCATTTTATGCGAACTATGTAACAATTGCAAATAATCATTTGTCAATAATTGATGGTTTAATACAACAATCAACTCTTGTTGTAGAATTTTTCAAAACTATACCCAGAGATAAACTAAATTATCGTTATTCTGAGGGAAAATGGACGGTTAAGGATATTTTTTTACATTTAATTGACACTGAAAGGATATTTGCATATAGGGCGCTTAGAATTGCAAGAAATGATAAAACTGATTTACCTGGTTTTGAAGAAAATGATTATGTTATTGAAGCTTTGGCAGGTGAGAGGAGTACTTCAAGCTTAATTGAAGAATATAAAATGGTAAGAAACTCTACTATATGCCTTTTTAAAAGTTTTTCAAGTAAACAAATGAAAAGACTTGGTATAGCATCAAATTCTTCGGTGTCTGTTAGAGCACTTGGTGTTATTATTCAAGGCCACGAAAAGCATCATTTAGATATTATTAAGGAAAGATATTTGTAA